In Setaria italica strain Yugu1 chromosome I, Setaria_italica_v2.0, whole genome shotgun sequence, the genomic window CATCATCTACACCAAAATATGTATTATGTTGCAGTAACAACTGTTCACCAACCTGAATTATACCCTTAATGCGCCAAACACCATGCTTGAGAACAACAATTTGAGAATCATCTGGATGACGGGATATAAGTTCATGCCTCACTTCCTCCATACTTGCATTATGATCTCTTGTGAGTGGCTCAGCAACAATCTTGTTTGATCTACCTAAACGGCCAATTACAGCCCTGGAATCACCTAGATTAGCCACATACAGCGTCCCTCTCCATATGACACCAACGAGACAGCAAGATCCAACTGCAGCAATCAAAGGCTTTATAAAATGTGTTCTCCGCACAAGTGTCAAGAAACCTTCCTCAGTAGCAGCAAATGCACTCCGGACAACATTCTCAGATATTGTTCCATTTTCTTGAGCAAGTCCTACAAGATAGCAGAGCAGAAGATATTATTTTAGCACAATGAAGATAATTGGATCAGTTGTAGTATGTTTGGCATTTTGCAATGATAAGAATTAGGTCACAGTAGCCGCAGCCCACAGGTACTCACTACTCAGTAGCACCTCAACAAGTGAAGTCAGTCTGCCAGAATTACACAACATAAAGTTGAGCAACTGAACACAATAAGAATCCACCTAATCTGCTATTTGCAAAGGACCACGAATACTGATAGCTCGTCCAATGATCAGAATCCACTCAGTCACTGGGCAAGAGTATTGCGTTGTCCATTTCTGCTCATGAAACACAGCATACTTAATAAGAGAAGTAATACAACATGTATTGTgccgagaaaaaaaaagctatCAGCAAGGTAGCTCCNNNNNNNNNNNNNNNNNNNNNNNNNNNNNNNNNNNNNNNNNNNNNNNNNNNNNNNNNNNNNNNNNNNNNNNNNNNNNNNNNNNNNNNNNNNNNNNNNNNNcggcgccgccgtggccgtcaTAGACGCCCACGAAGGTTGCGGCAGCTCCCGTCTCCACCTGGCTGTGGTCCTCCAACGCCTCGTTGGCCTGCGCGACGGCAAACGAGAACTCACCCGCCGCGTGGCGCCCGAGGTCCCGCGACCAGAGCAGGtcgtcggcgacgccgccgcggccattgTCGCTGCCGTCCTCATCCTTCCTCGTACGCGCGTACCTCCGGACCGGGCCCAAGCACGCGGACGCAatcttcctcagccacgacCACATCCCTCATTTCCCTCCTGCCTCGCCGCTTCCGGAACCCCAGGACCGCACCGAATGGGGGATTCGCCCCTATTCCTAGCGTGTCTCCGAGATCAGTGTACACCTAGAATCTGCAAATTTCACCGTGAACAAGACGAAAATTAAGAGTACTAAGAGCAATTCCACGTCCTTGATTAAAAATTCTGACAAGGAATAATGCAAATTTTTATTCAGAGCACTTCTCCACGAAGCACGAGAATCACagattgaaaaagaaaagcttaCCGAAACGCCCGCGTATGAGTGCAATAATCGGAATTCGCCTTATGAAACCAGAGGAATCATCGGTTCACGGAGATTTTGAGTCTGGAGTTCGGATCGCCAGTGAGGTGGGGACGGAGACGGAACAGTTCCTTGgtatggaagaagaagaggtgggCACCAGGACAGGCGGCGGCTCCGCGTGAGTTTTGCAGGGGACCGGATTAGCAGAGCAATTTATAGAGCCATTTCGCAGGGACACCCCTGAGGTTAGGGGTTATTTACGAGCATGGCAACCTGGAGAAAAGTGCAAAAAGTGCTCGAAAAAAAGCAAAAGCGCGCACCTGTGACCGCGACTGGAATCGTTGGCTTCGTCAAGAGAGCGAGAACGTGCACGGATTATTTCAAGCGCGAATACCCGATTTTGGCTTAGAGAGTGAGGCTCTGTTCGGATCACTGCTAACCACTAGCCGGGGAGCTAGTGGTTGGTAAGGACTGAGCAACTCTAAGAGTActttaaaaaattcttccctaaaattatgtattggcggttctttcaaaaaaaaattccccaaaaatatatcaatccCGCAGATTGCTAATAAATAACCTCCAATATTAAAATAGGcaacgtcatcgtattgggctcATCGGAAGGGACacgcgagcgtgcgggaatcaggattgggggaggaatgccaacgctaaaatatacgcggtggtaggctgttttttagtgTTGCTAAAAAGTTGGGAAAGGTTTGGGTGGAccgttggagttcgttttttctctttttttcccttaaaaAAGTATTAAAAAAGTATTAgagtaagattagcagcctcttggagttgctacAAGGAGTACCGGTTGGTTTGGTTGGTTTATTTGGTGGATGTCAGCCAATTTTCAGCAGCTAACAACTATCGGTCAATATATTTTACGCACGGCAAGTTGTGTGCAAAAACCTTAAATAATTGGACAGTTTTTCCCGGTAACGTCGTTGATTATGGTCATGAGTGCCATGTTTACAATCTTTGCTACATCTTACGGTCTAAGTTTCTATTTTCTGCAATAAAAAGAACTTCGTCGCACCTTAACCATGGTTTAAAAGTTTGATATATAAAGAGGCGTGATAAAATGTGGTGATGAACAAATATTTCCTAACTTTTTAACTTCTTTTCCTTAGAAGACTAGTGCTTAAGTCACTCGTTGGCTAAAAATTAAATCATTTAGCCTATCTATTGATAGAAACTATGCAATGAAATTATGCACTGAGAgtgatagttttattttattaaaaaGCTGACATGGCAC contains:
- the LOC101769793 gene encoding LOW QUALITY PROTEIN: probable protein phosphatase 2C 25 (The sequence of the model RefSeq protein was modified relative to this genomic sequence to represent the inferred CDS: substituted 1 base at 1 genomic stop codon), giving the protein MWSWLRKIASACLGPVRRYARTRKDEDGSDNGRGGVADDLLWSRDLGRHAAGEFSFAVAQANEALEDHSQVETGAAATFVGVYDGHGGADAKHTTTDPIIFIVLKXYLLLCYLVGLAQENGTISENVVRSAFAATEEGFLTLVRRTHFIKPLIAAVGSCCLVGVIWRGTLYVANLGDSRAVIGRLGRSNKIVAEPLTRDHNASMEEVRHELISRHPDDSQIVVLKHGVWRIKGIIQVSRTIGDAYLKRREFALDPSITRFRLSEPLRRPVLTAEPSIYTRALHPQDKFIIFASDGLWEHLTNQQAVEIVQSNPRRGIAKRLVRTALKQAARKREMRYDDLKKVEKGVRRFFHDDITVVVVYIDHGLLQQRDASLPELSVRGFVDSVGPSRFSGVTAIS